In Musa acuminata AAA Group cultivar baxijiao chromosome BXJ2-8, Cavendish_Baxijiao_AAA, whole genome shotgun sequence, one genomic interval encodes:
- the LOC135620205 gene encoding probable cytokinin riboside 5'-monophosphate phosphoribohydrolase LOG4 — protein MEASQQNAVGGGNKGRFRSICVFCGSRHGNRTSFSEAALDLGKKLVERKIDLVYGGGSVGLMGLISKTVFDGGCNVLGVIPTALLPSEISGETIGEVKTVADMHERKSEMAKNADAFIALPGGYGTMEELLEMVAWSQLGIHGKPVGILNVDGYYNDLLALFKKGVEEGFIEDSASQIVVSADNAEDLIRKMEERLGENRMRETSKKRKIS, from the exons ATGGAAGCAAGCCAGCAGAATGCAGTGGGAGGAGGAAACAAAGGGAGGTTCAGGAGCATATGTGTTTTCTGCGGGAGTAGGCACGGAAACAGGACTTCCTTCAGTGAAGCAGCTCTTGACCTTGGAAAGAAACTG GTAGAGAGGAAAATAGACCTGGTTTATGGTGGTGGAAGTGTCGGCCTAATGGGGTTGATATCTAAAACAGTCTTTGATGGTGGCTGCAATGTTCTCGG GGTCATTCCTACTGCCCTCTTGCCAAGTGAG ATATCAGGAGAAACCATTGGAGAGGTGAAGACAGTTGCAGACATGCATGAGAGGAAGTCAGAAATGGCTAAAAATGCTGACGCATTTATCGCGCTTCCAG GTGGTTATGGAACCATGGAGGAACTTCTTGAGATGGTAGCTTGGTCTCAGCTTGGCATCCATGGCAAACCA GTTGGGATACTGAATGTGGATGGGTACTACAATGATTTGCTTGCATTATTCAAGAAGGGAGTGGAGGAAGGCTTCATAGAAGACTCAGCAAGTCAGATTGTAGTTTCAGCAGACAATGCAGAAGACCTCATCAGGAAAATGGAGGAAAGACTGGGAGAGAATAGGATGAGGGAGACAAGCAAGAAGAGGAAAATAAGCTGA